The Burkholderia sp. NRF60-BP8 genomic sequence TTCGTGCGGCCGGCGGCAGGGTGCCGGGCGGCGCGGCGGCGCGTGATGCGCCGCCGGAAGGATCGATCAGTAGCGCGGCACGGACGGATCGACGTCGCGCGACCACGCGTCGATCCCGCCTTGCAGGTTGTACAGCTTCGTGAAGCCGCGCGATTCGAGGAACATCGCGACCTGTGCGCTGCGCATCCCGTGATGGCACACACAGACGATTTCGGCTTCGTCGTCGAGCTCTTCGCTGCGTGCGGGAATCTGCTGCATCGGAATCGCCACGCTGCCGGCGATCTGCGCGGTCGCGATTTCCCACGGCTCGCGCACGTCGAGCACGATCGGCGCGGGGCGCGCCGTGTCGCCGAGCCATTCCGCGAGCATCGCGGGTGTCAGGATCTGCATGGAGGCTCCGCCGCTCAGAATTTGAAGCGCGACGGCTCGATCGCGTTGACGAGGTGGTCGATGTACGTTTCGAACACGTCGGCGACGCGGTACTGCTTGTCGTCGATACGCGTGATGATCTGCGCCTTCATCACCGGACGGCCGCCGACGAACGCCGACAGGCGGCCGCCGATCTTCAGCTGTTCGAGCATTTCCTGCGGCACGACCGGCAGGCCGCCCGCGACGCAGATCACGTCGTACGGCGCCTTCGCGGCCCAGCCGCGCGAACCGTCGCCGAGCACGACTTCGGCGTTGGTCACGCCGTCGTTGCGCAGGTTGTCTTCCGCGAACTTCGCGATCGTCGGATCGATCTCGACGGCCGTCACGTGCTGCGCGCGGTGCGCGAACAGCGCGGCCAGGTAACCCGAGCCCGCGCCGATCACGAGCACGTTCTCGTGCTTCTTGACGGCCAGTTCCTGCAGCACGCGCGCTTCGACGCGCGGGAACAGCATCTTGCTGGCGCCGCCGGGCAGCGGGAGTTCGAGATCGGCGAACGCGAGATCGCGGTATTCGGCCGGCACGTAGTTTTCACGCTTGACGATCGACAGCAGGCCCAGGACATCCAGATCCAGCACGTCCCACGGACGGATCTGCTGTTCGATCATGTTGAAACGCGCGTTTTCGATATTCATGGTGTGGTCACGCAGCCTGGTCGGCCATCAGCGGGGATAGAGAAACTTCGTGATTGTACCAAACGGCACGGCCGCGAAGCCTTCAGGCGGCCTGCAACGGACCTTTACCCTTTGCTCTTCTTGATCTGCGCCTCGAAGGCGAGGTCGAGCTTGCTCGCCTTGCGCGGCTTTTTGGGGCCGAATTCGTCGACGAACTTGACGAACTCGTCGAGCGGCAGCGGCTCGCAGCGTTTCTCGGCGGTGCCGCCCGAGCGGTCGACGAGATAGAACAGGCCGCCCGCCATCGCGACGGCCGCGAATTGCGGGTTGCCGGAGCGGGTCTTCAGGCGTTCGACCGCGTGGGTCGCTTTGGTGGTGCGCATCTTGGGAGGGGCGAAGCGGATGTAAGCCTCACACTCTATCAAACCGGTCGCCCGCGTGCGTTCGGCGCCCGCCCGGCGCCCGCGCGAACCGCACCCTAGACGGTGCGGGAATAGCGCTGCCGCGGCGTCTGGCCGAGGTACGCATCGAACGCCATCGCGATGTTGCGCACGACCATGCGGCCGGCCGGATGGATCGTCAGCCGGTCGCGTGCGATCGTCAGCAGCCCGTCGCGCTCGAACCGGCGCAGCGCGTCGAGCTCGCGCGCGAAATGATCGGCGAAGCGGATGCCGTGCGCGGCCTCGACATGCGAGAACGGCAGATCGAGGTTGCACATCAGTTGCGTGATCACGTCGCGGCGCAGCCGGTCGTCCGGCGTGAGCCGTACGCCGCGCGCGATCGGCAGCCGCCCCGCGTCGAGCGCGGCGCCGTAGGCGGGCAGGTCCTTCGCGTTCTGCGCGTAGACGTCGCCGACCTTGCCGATCGACGACACGCCGAAGCCGATCAGGTCGGTATCCGCGCGCGTGCTGTAGCCCTGGAAATTTCGCTGCAGCGTGCCGTTGCGCTGCGCGCGCACGAGTTCGTCGGACGGCCGCGCGAAGTGATCCATCCCGATGTACACGTAGCCGGCCGACGTCAGCATGTCGATCGCGAGGCCGAGCAGCGCGATGCGCGTTTCCGGCGGCGGCAGCGCCGCATCGTCGATCTGCCGCTGCATCTTGAACAGGTGCGGCATGTGCGCGTAGCCGAACACCGACAGGCGGTCGGGCGCGAGCTCGATCATCGTCTCGAGCGTGCGCGCGAACGCGGCGACCGTCTGGTGCGGCAGCCCGTAGATCAGGTCGACGCTCACCGAATGGAAGCCCGTCGCCCGTGCGGCGGCGAGCAGGTCGGCGGTCATCGCGCGCGGCTGGATGCGGTTGATCGCCTGCTGCACGACCGGGTCGAAATCCTGCACGCCGAGGCTCAGCCGGTTGAAGCCGATCGTGCGCAGGTGGACGAGCGTTGCCGGCGTGACGGTGCGCGGATCGATCTCGATCGAGAACTCGGCGTCGGCGTCCGGCGCCAGCACGAAATGCTCGCGCGTGGCCGCCATCAGCTCGGCCGTTTCGTCGTCGGACAGGAAGGTCGGCGTGCCGCCGCCCCAGTGCAGTTGCGTGACGGGGCGGGACGGATCGAACAGCGCGGCCTGCAGCGCCATTTCGCGCTCGAGCTGGTCGAGATACGGGCGCGCGCGGCGGCGGTTGTTGGTCGCGATCTTGTTGCAGCCGCAGTAGAAGCACGCGGTGTTGCAGAACGGGATGTGGAAGTACAGCGACAGGTCGCTCGACGATGCGCCGGGGTCGCCGGCCGCGCGTACGTAGTCGGCCGGATCGAAATCGTCGCGGAATTGCAGCGCGGTCGGGTACGACGTGTAGCGCGGCCCGTTCGCGCCGTATTTCGCGAGTAAATCGGGACGGAACATCGTGTCGGCAGAACCAGAACGCATGACGGTCTCGCGTTTTTTAGATGCTTTCGAGTATATGAACGCCCGATCGGGCTGCATTGTGTAATAACGTCGCAGCCGGCGATGGCACAATGCGGGGTGGGGCTGCCGGATGCCGCGTCCGGTTGCCGCACCGTTTTTCGTTGTTCGTCGAGAGAGCCGAGTGTCCGTCGAAATGCCTGTTGTTCGCCCGGCGCCCGCCGAAGTCCCGCCGCCGCATGCGTGCCGCGAGGGCTGCGGCGCGTGCTGCATCGCGCCGTCGATTTCCAGCCCGATTCCGGGCATGCCCGGCGGCAAGCCGGCCGGCGTGCGCTGCGCGCAGCTCGGCGACGACCTCCGCTGCATGATTTTCGGGCGGCCCGAGCGCCCTGCGTGCTGTTCCGGGCTGCAGCCGTCCGCCGACATGTGCGGCGCGTCGCGCGACGACGCGCTCGCGTGGCTCACGCGCCTCGAGGTCGCGACGCGGCCGGCGCATCCAGGAGAGCGTTCAGCATGACCATCCCTCGCGCGCCCGGTCGGCGCCGTTTTCTCGCCGCCGCTGTCGGCGCCGTCGGCGTGTGCGTATCGCTTGCCGCGTGCGCGTCGACGTTCCCGTTCATCCCCGATCACTACACGTTCTCGCGCGGCGACGTGCAGAAGGCCGTCGCGCGCAAGTTTCCGTACCAGAAGACGGTCGCGCAGGTGGTCGACGTGTCGCTCGCGAACCCGGCCGTCAACCTGCTGCCCGACCAGAACCGCGTCGCCGTGCAGCTCGATGCCCATTTCGCGAGCCCGTTCCTGCGCGAGCCCGTCAGCGGCAAGTTCACCGTGTCGGGCCAGCTCGCGTACGACGCGCCGAGCCGCTCGGTCGTGCTGAAGGCGCCGGCCGTCGACAGCCTCGCGCTCGACGGCGACGCGCAGATGTACGCGCAGCAGGTCGGCGCGGCCGCCGGCCTGCTCGCGACGCAGCTGCTGACCAACTATCCGATCTACACGTTCAAGCCGGAACAACTGCAATTTGCCGGGGTGAACTACGAACCCGGTACAATTACGATCCTTACAAACGGCATACGCGTGGCGATCGTCGAAAAGTGACGACGGGGCGCGCACGGCCGGGCGGGCCGCGCGCGCAAGAGTGGCCTTTTCTTTCGACCATTTCGGAGTTGGGCCACGGATGGACTGGATCCTGATCTGCAAGGCATTGATCCTCGGCGTCGTCGAGGGGCTGACGGAATTCCTGCCGGTGTCGAGCACCGGTCACCTGATCGTCGCGGGCAGCTTCCTGAATTTCAACGATTCGCACGCGAAGACGTTCGACGTCGTGATCCAGTTCGGCGCGATCCTCGCCGTCTGCTGGGAATACCGGCAACGGATCGTGTCCGTCGTGTCCGGGCTGCCGAGCCGGCCCGACGCGCAACGCTTCACGCTCAACGTCGTGATCGCGACGATTCCCGCGATCGCGCTCGGCCTCCTGTTCGAGAAGAAGATCAAGGCCGTGCTGTTCTCGCCGGTGCCCGTCGCGTTCGCGCTCGTCGTCGGCGGTGCGATCATCCTGTGGGCCGAGGCGCGGCAGCGCGAACGCAGCGAGCCGCCGCGCGTGATGTCGGTCGATGCGCTGACGCCGCTCGACGCGCTCAAGGTCGGCATCGCGCAGTGCTTCGCGCTCGTGCCCGGCATGTCGCGTTCGGGCTCGACGATCATCGGCGGGATGCTGTTCGGTCTCGATCGGCGCGTGGCGACCGAATTCTCGTTCTTTCTCGCGATTCCGATCATCTTCGGGGCGACGCTCTACGAAACCGTCAAGGACTGGCAGGCGTTCACCGTCGATTCGCTCGGCCTGTTCGCGCTCGGGCTCGTCGCGGCGTTCGTCAGCGCGTTCGTGTGCGTGCGCTGGCTGCTGCGCTACGTCGCGACGCACGACTTCACGGTGTTCGCGTGGTACCGGATCGCGTTCGGGCTGTTCGTGCTGCTGGTGGGGTACAGCGGGTGGTTGAATTGGGCGTGATGCCGGGCGGATACACCGGCCGGGTCCGGCGCGCATCGCGGGCATCATGAAAAAAGGCCTGATCGGCAATTGCCGATCAGGCCTTTTTATTTGGCGAAGCCGCCGGGTCGTGCGCCGGCCGGGTGTCAGCCTGCGCGCTTGCGGAACACCAGGTCCCACACGCCGTGGCCGAGCCGCAGCCCGCGCCGCTCGAACTTCGTCACCGGGCGGTAGTCGGGGCGCGGCGCGTAGTCGGCGGCCGTGTTTTCGAGCGTCGGTTCCGCACCGAGCACGTCGAGCATTTGTTCCGCGTAGTTCTGCCAGTCGGTCGCGCAGTGAATGTAGGCGCCGGGCTTCAGCCGCGACGCGAGATGCGCGACGAGCGGCGGCTGGATCAGCCGGCGCTTGTGGTGACGCGCCTTGTGCCACGGATCGGGGAAGAAGATGTGCACGCCGTCGAGGCTTTCCGGCGCGATCATGTGCTCGAGCACCTCGACCGCGTCGTGCTGGATGATGCGGATGTTCGTCAGATCCTGCTCGCCGATCAACTTCAGCAGCGCGCCGACGCCCGGCTCGTGCACCTCGACGCCGAGGAAATCGTTGCCCGGGCGGTTCGCGGCGATCTCCGCGGTCGATGCGCCCATCCCGAAGCCGATCTCGAGGATGCGCGGCGCGCTGCGGCCGAAGATCGCGTCCCAGTCGGGCAGTGCCGGCGCATACGGGACGACGAAGCGCGGGCCGAATTCGTCGAGCGCACGGCGCTGGCCGGTCGACACGCGGCCGGCGCGCGTCACGAAGCTGCGGATGCGGCGGTGGTGCAGCGGGTTGACTGCGTCGGCGCCTTCGGGCGCTTCGTCGGGAATGGCGTCGTCGCGTGGCGGCAGGCCGGCTTCGTTCGGATCGTCGTGCATCATCGGTACAGAGAAAGGCTGGGTTCGGGCGAGGGCATCAGGCGCGCGGGACGCGCCGGCGCGGTACAAGGCGCGGTACAAAAAGCCGCCTTCGACGAGGCGGCTGGCGCGCGGTTGCGGAACGTGGAGACGGACGCGGCGATGCGCCGTCAAGCCGTTGATCCTTAAGGATTTCTCGTCCAGCTAACCGGAAAGAGCCGGATTATGGACTGGTTTGATCGGGCTGGCAAGGTAGCGGGGCGTTCGCGCGACGTCTCGCTGCCGCCGGGCGATTGAGTAGAATCGCGGGCGCTACAGGCGCGACCGGATGCGTCAGAGGCGTGCGTAACGCGATGAAAATGAACCGCGCGCGCTTCGTTCGGGTGCTCGCAGCCGGAACGACGAGAAACGACGGCGGTCGCCATGACGCTTCACGTTCGAGCGATGGTTGCTTTCGCAACGACAGTGCGAAATGGCGCGTCGGAACGATCTACGACCAATGGCCTTTAGGGAGAAAAGCCATGAGTGAAACAACTTCCGCGCGCCGCAAGGTCGGCAGTGGCCCGGCGATGCTCGCCCTTGCAGAGTGCGTGATCGCCGGCATCGCGGGCATTTCAATCGTGAGCGATCCGGGCAGTTTTGCCGGCGCGTCGGGATTCGGTGCGATCGGCGCGGCACTGGGCGTCGCGATCCTGTGCGGCATCGTATCGCTGGGCGGTCTCGCTTGGGCGATCGGCACCTTGCTCCACGCGAACGACGATGCCGGGTCTGCCGGATCTGATGCAATTCCCGCGTATTGCGCGATCGTGCTTCATGGCTTGCTGTGTCTGCCCATTCTCATCGTGATTTTTGCAGGCGGTATGAGGTAGCGGCTGCGTGCGCGCGCGGCTGGGGGGGTGCTTCCAGGGGAGCGGGCGTCGGGCTTTTCGCCACGAACGAGCTATCGGGCGACGAGGGGCCAAGGAAGTGCTTCGCTACGCACACTCTGGAGCAAATATCGCTGGCAAAGGGAGATTCGGCGGCTGCCGAAAACGCTGCGCGCCAAGCGCGGAAAGGACTTGAGAGGGGAGTGGAGCGGGCGATGGGAATCGAACCCACGTCATCAGCTTGGGAAGCTGAGGTAATGGCCATTATACGACGCCCGCAGAACGCGCAATTCTACAGGGATTTTTGAGGTTTGGGGAGTGGCGTTTCGCGGTCGCTGGCATCGAAACTGGCATGACTCGATGGCCGCGCGGTGGCAGCGCTCGTACAGATTTCTTCGGGGAAGCGTTGTAACTAGCCGTCCGCTACTTTAAACCCATCGCCTTGAGGTCGTTGTGGACGGTGGCCTGGGAAACGCCTAGTGTGTCGGCGATCGTCGTTTGAGTCATCTTCTGTTGCATTCGCAGCCGTGCCACGTTACTGCGACGAACGTCAATTTCACTTGGCTCCGATTTCGACATCGTGCGCATAGTCAGACCAGCATGCTCCGCTTTGGTCAAACGGACGGTATCCCCGCTTGCCGTTTTGCCAACAAGCGTGTGTACCCCGTTCTTGTACGTGACCTTATACTCTTCGATGCCCATCTCGCTAAGTTGCGACTGCAGGCCTGCAACCGGCACCATCGGCTGATGTTGTTTGGGGGAGATGGCCGGTGCAGGCATACGACGAATCACCGGCAGCTTACTCGTTGCCATGCGCTGTTCTCTTCTGGAGTTGATAAAATTTTTATCAAATTTATCAGGGGCGCATGATCCAGTCAAGTGTACCTCCCGGGTTTGCTGGCGAGAAAGCGTATCCACCCCGGAAGTTCCTGCTGGAATCACGTTTTCTCGTCGGGCCACCCTTCCAACGGCGATTCAATCTAAGAGCATGAACGTTGCACTGCAGTCAACGTTGCGTCGTTCTAGCTGACTGGACTCGCTGCGCCGGTCTGATTGGCCCTAGGGGGCTAGCTCACTCGGGCGAAAACCATCGCGGCTATCGCTACCAGGACGGCGCCAACTCCGCCGAAGGCCCCGACCATCGTCCAAAACGCAGTCCGGCTCGATGCCAGGAGGTCGCGCGCTGCCCGTTGCTCCGCGCGCTCAGAATCGCGCTGCGTGAGCCAAGCTTGGACATGCTTAGTCTGAGCAGATGTGTAGCCGCCGATAGCAAGCTTGCGCCGAATATAGCCTTCGTCGGTCGCTTCCAGCTCGCGATAGAGTTCGTCGATGGTTAGCCGCGCCATGGCCTACTCCTTCAACTCTTGGCTAGAGCCAATGGCACTTGCTCGCTCAAGCAAAGCTGCATACTGGGTGTCGGGAACGAGTCCAGCGGCGTGCAGCTTCTTCACAACCTTATACGGGTTAAGCAGAAGCACATACTGCATCGGCCCTTTAGTGCCTTTCCGAAAATCGATAAAGCCAAGCTCCTTCAACATCTTCATGTGGTTGCGGAAGGTGCTTACGTTTCGCTCACCCTCGTAGCCGGCTTCGAAGGCAGCATCAGCCTCGCTGTCGATGCGAACAAGCGCTTCGTCGAAGACGTGCAGCCATAAAACAAGGTAGGTTTTCCCCGCCGGAATCGCTTTTCCAGTTTTGCGCTTGGTGATGTCGTTGATTACGTTCATCATCATGGCAAGTGGGCGCGGTACTTGTGCGAACCCACCTCGTTTGCGATCGCCGAGTAGCCAAAGATCCTCTGCCTTTACGTCGGGCCAATGGAGATTGCGAATCTCGATAGCGGTTTGTTGCGCTTTACTGATCCGTTTCGCGTGTTGTTTGCCTGTCAATTGGCCTGCAATGATGCTTGCAAATGGATTCTCTGTCATCGATGTACTGCCGAGCGCAATAGTTCCGGCTGCGGTCGGTGGAGTTACTGCGCCGCCAGGTGCTGCGGCGGAAGGCGCGGACAGGTTGTCGGCGGCTGGAACGGGGAGGTTGTCGGACATGGGTGCAGGGAGTTGGTTTCGATGCATCTAGTCTGCCAGCACAGGTTTGCCGTCACAACGAAAGCGAATTTTCCAGTCGGTGAGTAGATAGCAGTTCTTTCACGAAGACGTAGGTGAGTTTTCGGGATTCGCAACAACTCAGATCTGAGTCGGCAAATTTGCCGTCATGAATTTATGTAGCAGATTGATTTAAAACGAATTTTTAAAAATTTCCAGTATCATACGTATCTTGCGTATCGTAAAGTATCGCAGGGTATCGTAGCTATCGCGGGTTGTAAGGGGCGCGAGATCCCCGCTGACCGACTCGGTTTGAAGCTCGCAACTTACCTCTGCGAGTTCGGTAGACCAGCAAGAATCGGCCGCGTCGTTGCGGGCGTTACCCCGATCGATGTCCAGGACGGCAATTTCAGTCGTTGGAGCAGCGGTTGCATTAGACGCCGGGCACTCATCCAATAGTGCGCGAACCCTCGCAGACTCTGGTGATTACATATCGCGGCTGTTCTCGAGCTACCTGCGTATGGGGTGGCACAGCAAGGGGCTGTCGGGCATACTGATCGGCAAGTAATAAAAAGGCCAACTCATGCCAATCGACTACAAGCAATACCAGGAAGAAGTCTGTTCCGACGTAGCGAGGGTTCTTGCCGACGCCGAGTGCCAACCCATCCTGTTTGTCGGCTCTGGATTCTCAAAGCGGTACGCGGGCGGGCCGAATTGGGAGGAATTGCTGACGGCTTTGGCAAAGAAGTGCCCGCAGATCGACAAGGACTTCGCCTACTTCAAGCAGACGTACAACGGCGATTTCAAGAAGATCGGCTCGGTCTTCACCGACCTTTATCGAGAATGGGCGTGGGGCAAAGGCAAAGACGAGTTTCCTGCGGATTATTTCAGCGCGAGTGCGCCCGCCGACATTTTCATAAAACATGCTATCGCCGAATTGCTCAAGGGCCTTGGCCCGAACGTAAAGGGTTCGTACGGCTCGCCCCAGCTAGACGCCGAAATAGAGGCGCTGAAGAACATCAGCGCGCACGCGATCATCACGACGAATTACGACGAGGTGATCGAGCCCTTGTTTCCACAATACGAAACCGTAATTGGGCAACAGATCATGAGGAAGGGCTATCTCGCGATCGGCGAAATTTTTAAGATCCACGGGTGCCGAACGATTCCGCAGTCGCTCGTAGTAAACGAGGCCGACTACCAGCGTTTCGACGAAGATCACAAGTACCTTAGCGCGAAGCTACTTACATACTTTATCGAGCATCCTCTCATCTTCATCGGCTATCGTGCTGACGACCCGAACATTAAGGCCATCTTGTACGACGTGTACCGCATGGTGCGAGCCACGACCGCGGACGTCGTCCCGAACATCTACATCTTGCAGTGGGATGAGACAATTAACGAGGCGTCGAGCCCCGCGCGCGAATACGTGGTCTCGGTCGCGCCCGACATCAACATTCGAATCAAAAGCATCACGGCAAACTCATTCGAGTGGGTGTTCAAGGCGTTTGGGCAAGCGGGCAACCTGGAGAAGATCAACACGAAGCTCTTGCGGGCGCTGATGGCGCGCTCGGTCGAACTGATCCGTTCGGACATCCCGAAGAAGCACGTAGAGATCAACTTTGAGCAATTGGAGCACGCTGTAGAGTCCGGGGAAAGCTTCGCGAAGCTGTTCGGCGTCACTTCGCTCGCGGACCCCTCGAAGGTCAATCTCGACTACAAGTACGCCGCGACGGGCGTTGGCCAGTTGCTCGGCTACGACACTTGGCACGAGGTCAGGAAGATCATCAACCGCATCAAAGAAGAAAAGGGTTTCGACATCACCGCCACGGACAACAAGTATCACATCGCGCTAAAGCTTGGCCACAAGTCTCCGCAGCTAAGCCATCGCTATACAGATGCGGCCGTTGATCTATTCCGCAAGGTTAGCAATGGAGAGCCGTACGAGATCGACACCGGCGCTGTTGAAATTGACAAGGCTGCTGTCGCCGCAGCAGCAAAGTCTGTCTGAATACGGTTCTTATCGCCGATCTATGCACGGAGGGGCACAGCAAGATTGCATTGAGCTACTCGTAGGTCGGCAGCGCCATCAGTGCCGCGCTGGCGGCACCGTCGTCCCCGACGCTTTCCAGATATTCGTGCTGTCGTGGCTTCACTCGAATCTTATCCGTGTTGCGGTATGAGCCGGGACCGTCAGGCACGATGACGAACACGGTATCACCGCGCATGATCAGACTGGCAATCTCATGATAAGCCAGCGCTCGGCCCACATCTAATCCGATGCTTCCGTCGTCGTTCTTACTGAACCGATGTATTTTTGCTTCGGCCACTTCCCCGATCGTCGCGTCCAGCTGAATCATCGAAATACCATAGGTGCTCATCGTTGCCCCCAAAACGGCGAAACGATAGGCCGCCGTCA encodes the following:
- a CDS encoding YkgJ family cysteine cluster protein, with the translated sequence MPVVRPAPAEVPPPHACREGCGACCIAPSISSPIPGMPGGKPAGVRCAQLGDDLRCMIFGRPERPACCSGLQPSADMCGASRDDALAWLTRLEVATRPAHPGERSA
- a CDS encoding DUF1439 domain-containing protein, yielding MTIPRAPGRRRFLAAAVGAVGVCVSLAACASTFPFIPDHYTFSRGDVQKAVARKFPYQKTVAQVVDVSLANPAVNLLPDQNRVAVQLDAHFASPFLREPVSGKFTVSGQLAYDAPSRSVVLKAPAVDSLALDGDAQMYAQQVGAAAGLLATQLLTNYPIYTFKPEQLQFAGVNYEPGTITILTNGIRVAIVEK
- a CDS encoding protein-L-isoaspartate O-methyltransferase family protein, which gives rise to MNIENARFNMIEQQIRPWDVLDLDVLGLLSIVKRENYVPAEYRDLAFADLELPLPGGASKMLFPRVEARVLQELAVKKHENVLVIGAGSGYLAALFAHRAQHVTAVEIDPTIAKFAEDNLRNDGVTNAEVVLGDGSRGWAAKAPYDVICVAGGLPVVPQEMLEQLKIGGRLSAFVGGRPVMKAQIITRIDDKQYRVADVFETYIDHLVNAIEPSRFKF
- a CDS encoding HTH domain-containing protein, which encodes MDTLSRQQTREVHLTGSCAPDKFDKNFINSRREQRMATSKLPVIRRMPAPAISPKQHQPMVPVAGLQSQLSEMGIEEYKVTYKNGVHTLVGKTASGDTVRLTKAEHAGLTMRTMSKSEPSEIDVRRSNVARLRMQQKMTQTTIADTLGVSQATVHNDLKAMGLK
- the trmB gene encoding tRNA (guanosine(46)-N7)-methyltransferase TrmB; its protein translation is MMHDDPNEAGLPPRDDAIPDEAPEGADAVNPLHHRRIRSFVTRAGRVSTGQRRALDEFGPRFVVPYAPALPDWDAIFGRSAPRILEIGFGMGASTAEIAANRPGNDFLGVEVHEPGVGALLKLIGEQDLTNIRIIQHDAVEVLEHMIAPESLDGVHIFFPDPWHKARHHKRRLIQPPLVAHLASRLKPGAYIHCATDWQNYAEQMLDVLGAEPTLENTAADYAPRPDYRPVTKFERRGLRLGHGVWDLVFRKRAG
- a CDS encoding SIR2 family protein, which codes for MPIDYKQYQEEVCSDVARVLADAECQPILFVGSGFSKRYAGGPNWEELLTALAKKCPQIDKDFAYFKQTYNGDFKKIGSVFTDLYREWAWGKGKDEFPADYFSASAPADIFIKHAIAELLKGLGPNVKGSYGSPQLDAEIEALKNISAHAIITTNYDEVIEPLFPQYETVIGQQIMRKGYLAIGEIFKIHGCRTIPQSLVVNEADYQRFDEDHKYLSAKLLTYFIEHPLIFIGYRADDPNIKAILYDVYRMVRATTADVVPNIYILQWDETINEASSPAREYVVSVAPDINIRIKSITANSFEWVFKAFGQAGNLEKINTKLLRALMARSVELIRSDIPKKHVEINFEQLEHAVESGESFAKLFGVTSLADPSKVNLDYKYAATGVGQLLGYDTWHEVRKIINRIKEEKGFDITATDNKYHIALKLGHKSPQLSHRYTDAAVDLFRKVSNGEPYEIDTGAVEIDKAAVAAAAKSV
- the hemN gene encoding oxygen-independent coproporphyrinogen III oxidase, yielding MRSGSADTMFRPDLLAKYGANGPRYTSYPTALQFRDDFDPADYVRAAGDPGASSSDLSLYFHIPFCNTACFYCGCNKIATNNRRRARPYLDQLEREMALQAALFDPSRPVTQLHWGGGTPTFLSDDETAELMAATREHFVLAPDADAEFSIEIDPRTVTPATLVHLRTIGFNRLSLGVQDFDPVVQQAINRIQPRAMTADLLAAARATGFHSVSVDLIYGLPHQTVAAFARTLETMIELAPDRLSVFGYAHMPHLFKMQRQIDDAALPPPETRIALLGLAIDMLTSAGYVYIGMDHFARPSDELVRAQRNGTLQRNFQGYSTRADTDLIGFGVSSIGKVGDVYAQNAKDLPAYGAALDAGRLPIARGVRLTPDDRLRRDVITQLMCNLDLPFSHVEAAHGIRFADHFARELDALRRFERDGLLTIARDRLTIHPAGRMVVRNIAMAFDAYLGQTPRQRYSRTV
- a CDS encoding rhodanese-like domain-containing protein, whose amino-acid sequence is MQILTPAMLAEWLGDTARPAPIVLDVREPWEIATAQIAGSVAIPMQQIPARSEELDDEAEIVCVCHHGMRSAQVAMFLESRGFTKLYNLQGGIDAWSRDVDPSVPRY
- a CDS encoding undecaprenyl-diphosphate phosphatase, whose translation is MDWILICKALILGVVEGLTEFLPVSSTGHLIVAGSFLNFNDSHAKTFDVVIQFGAILAVCWEYRQRIVSVVSGLPSRPDAQRFTLNVVIATIPAIALGLLFEKKIKAVLFSPVPVAFALVVGGAIILWAEARQRERSEPPRVMSVDALTPLDALKVGIAQCFALVPGMSRSGSTIIGGMLFGLDRRVATEFSFFLAIPIIFGATLYETVKDWQAFTVDSLGLFALGLVAAFVSAFVCVRWLLRYVATHDFTVFAWYRIAFGLFVLLVGYSGWLNWA